One Vanrija pseudolonga chromosome 5, complete sequence genomic window, CAGCTGACGACATTCCGATGGATTGAGAATTCGAGCACCCAAATTAGCCGTAACGATGGGCAGCAGGCCTCGTTTGTATGTGGTGGCAACGCAacgcgacaacgacgagcgctccacgacgacgatggctTGCGAGTATTATTATTATTGCCTTACGACCCGTGTCGTAAGCTGCCATTGTCGCGCCAAAGTGCCAATTGCCACATGGGCTCTGGTTCGGATGCCGCCGGGATTATACACCCGCCGTTATTTGGACCCCTGTCTTAAAGGCCAAGCCACTTTTACTCCCGCCATGCCAGCTCCCGCCCTGAGTGAGCAGTCGATGGCAATCGCATCGGCCACTGACGGCGCAGCGAAATCTCGAAAGTCGGAAAATCACTCGCTCGTTGGCTGCTGCTAGTtgttgctcgtcgtcgtcgtccacctctCCGCCCTCTCCTCCGAACCAAAACAACACCACAAAAAGCAACAAAATGCTCAGGTCTAGGATCCAGTctggcctcgtcgctgccgcccgcggcgccgagctccgcggtgagtgcggcgcgGCTGTGGCCGGCGCGATGGCTTgctcgcgcggccgcgacgtccCGAGGCATCTTGTTGTTCCAACTGACACGCACCCGCagccgccccccgcgccctTGCTggcgtgcacgccgcgcgcgcgttcgcgACCCGCCCGGCTGTTGCCCCCCGTGCTGCTATGCTCGTGCCTTCTGGTGAGTGTgatgccgaggcgaggcggagggggagCTCGAGCTAACGCCATGTCCAGTTGTCGGCGGTGTCCGTTCGTacgctgccgaggctggTGGCCGCTTCTCGCGCACCAAGCCCCACTTCAAGTGAGTTGGGAAGAGCACAGGGGGTTGGGCTGcccgcgctgacgcgctcgctcgctcgcagcatCGGCACCATTGGCCACGTCGACCACGGCAAGACTaccctcaccgccgccatcaccaagcacctcgccgagcagggcggTGGAAAGTTCATGGACTACTCGCAGATCGACAAGGCCCCCGAGGAGCGTGCCCGTGGTATCACCATCTCGACCGCCCACGTCGAGTACGAGACCAAGGCCCGCCACTACGCCCACATTGACTGCCCTGGCCACGCTGATTACATCAAGAACATGATTACCGGTGctgcccagctcgacggtgccatcatcgtcgtctcgGCTACCGACGGCCAGATGCCCCAGACCCGTGAGcacctgctcctcgcccgccaggTCGGCATCAAGAAGCTCCTTGTCTTCATCAACAAGGTTGACCAGgtcgacgaccccgagatgctcgagctcgtcgagatggAGATGCGCGAGCTCCTCTCCGAGTACGGCTTTGAGGGTGACGACACCCCCATCATCATGGGCActgccctcgctgcccttgAGGGCCGCGACCCCGAGCGTGGTGCCGCCAAGATCCAGGAGCTcatggacgccgccgacacctgGCTCGACCTCCCCGAGCGTGACCTCGACAAGCCCTTCCTCATgtacgtcgaggacgtctTCTCCATCTCGGGCCGTGGTACCGTCGTGaccggcaaggtcgagcgTGGCACCATCACCAAGGGTTCCGAGATTGAGATTGTCGGCATGGGCTCCAACCTCAAGACGACCCTCACTGGCATTGAGATGTTCcacaaggagctcgagcgcggtgAGGCCGGCGACAACATGGGTGCCCTTCTCCGTGGTCTCAAGCGTGACCAGGTCCACCGTGGTCAGGTTCTCGTCGCCCCCGGCTCGATCAAGGGTGTCAAGAAGTTCCAGGCCCAGATCTACGTCctcaccaaggaggagggtggcCGTTACACCCCCTTCATGGAGAACTACCGCCCCCAGCTCTTCATCCGCACCACCGACGTCACCGTCGGCCTCACCTGGCCCGAGGGTACCGAGGACGCGCACGAGAAGCTCGTCATGCCCGGTGACAATGTCATCATGAACGGCACCCTCATCCACGACAttgccctcgaggtcggaTCGCGCTTCACCCTCCGTGAGGGTGGCCGCACCATCGGTACTGGTATCGTCTCCGAGATCCAGGACTAAGCGTATATTTGGACGCTTCGGAAGGAGAAGAGAGAAGGAAGGATTGCGGGCCCAGCAGCTGGGCAGCAGATCGAGGTGTACACTTAGCATGCATCACGCCACTCATATTACTTgatgctggcggcggcgttaTTGACGAGTTTTGCAAGGGGTGGGGGCCCTGGCACAGTGGCCCACTGCATGACACAGTTCTATAGATTATAACAAGACTGGCTTCTCACAGCTCGACAAGAGCCAAGCGCTTCGTCTCCCactcgagcgactcgacaTCGAGCCGCTCAAGCCAGCGGCGGACAAAGCTGGCCGCGatctccttcttggcctcgtcggcggggctGGAGGCCAGGCGCGCGCTaaaggcagcagcgagggcgcgcgacttgccgcccagcgcgtcgagggtggcagccacctcggcgccgtcctgcTCGGGGTACATGGCGCTCACGGCCGTGTCGAACGCCGCCacgacgcccgccgaggcgtcCAGCAGCGCGGTGTACGCCTCCTCTGGCTCGTGGaccagcaggccgaggtgcCGCGGCAGCTGGGCGTGCATGATTTGGTGCAGTCCCAGCAGGGGTTTTGCCTGAGTCATGTCAGCGCGGAACCGAGCCCTTCGACTCACTGCTTCGGACCGCTTGCGCTCTGTTGggttgagcttggcgtcgagtcCCTTCTCGAGCATgccccactcgtcgtcgtcgccatcgtcaccgtcctcagcctcgtcctcgtcatcatcatcatcctcgtcatcctcctcgtcctc contains:
- the TUF1 gene encoding Elongation factor Tu, mitochondrial, translated to MLRSRIQSGLVAAARGAELRAAPRALAGVHAARAFATRPAVAPRAAMLVPSVVGGVRSYAAEAGGRFSRTKPHFNIGTIGHVDHGKTTLTAAITKHLAEQGGGKFMDYSQIDKAPEERARGITISTAHVEYETKARHYAHIDCPGHADYIKNMITGAAQLDGAIIVVSATDGQMPQTREHLLLARQVGIKKLLVFINKVDQVDDPEMLELVEMEMRELLSEYGFEGDDTPIIMGTALAALEGRDPERGAAKIQELMDAADTWLDLPERDLDKPFLMYVEDVFSISGRGTVVTGKVERGTITKGSEIEIVGMGSNLKTTLTGIEMFHKELERGEAGDNMGALLRGLKRDQVHRGQVLVAPGSIKGVKKFQAQIYVLTKEEGGRYTPFMENYRPQLFIRTTDVTVGLTWPEGTEDAHEKLVMPGDNVIMNGTLIHDIALEVGSRFTLREGGRTIGTGIVSEIQD